One window from the genome of Daphnia pulex isolate KAP4 chromosome 9, ASM2113471v1 encodes:
- the LOC124202990 gene encoding uncharacterized protein LOC124202990 isoform X4: MRLERNIARHPLFQVTKVLWHLDIFRRSFRDLTGHACLGESCIFCALKELFAQLQYSHESALPPDALRRALAETFLNQQRFQLGFMDDAAECFENILLRIHFHLASNEAEDQCAAGHCIPHQRFAMTLVEQSVCAACGATSEPLPFTQMVHYVSASALTSQARQPPNLMEPGSPAGLFGRLLRQAGGMGDIRDCPSACGAQIQICRTLTNRPQIVSVGIVWDSERPQLDHIMSVFALVGTSLQLRDVFQSVLDSRWAELTTHRLVGVVTYYGKHYSTFFFHTKLQLWIYFDDASVSEVGPDWQHVVDKCRRGHFQPLLLLYADPEGTAVPTATAPSAVTPVGAKPRHHQYGSLSRPRSITPNPVPVQQQQQPSYNGRRAITPNMELIQHSLNRRPAPLPQQQQQQQPDYRDYQNISDLEGIFHQPDEVFHEPVYIQRQTVESILRAQQQQSNVSSDPDLKIAMLAGANLPRSRDSGNWSGDRNSASSSSSTSMDNPYLYIMNRNQRPQSSSSTNSSPSKPGDPNALPNHLGAFHGDPGYDSYSLSSNDSYPLQQSLKHTLQLSQIPEGGHNRWQTRVPGPYPPADAGGADECERLCLEADHLLERSRVQEDQGDLEGAFNLCQSAAQRSRAAMDAPYNNPQTLVFARMKHNTCVMRGRSLHRRLLQARQSAGFYDGSNAVHNGVAVMPSIDEPRHSRQSSRDSNRSVRQQQQPTVQAVPPTPSAPSSNTQPGSVGKNIEIYATLPKKKGKKAAEMLREAETTQQQQQQQQQPERQSRSGVVAGFAGAMMRRERAKSEERNKSKPVPIPSVASVAQDDLEMMGGDGSSDNSSRSPGKKQHRIRRRLLMGGLIKRKNRSLPDLRADDDDGQEEPQQEPEEDDYIGLPPPPEDSSNPNLEKSKLMMRRSFHSSLGRNLLPQPIGLNKVPPPPPVRKTSHLTPAPPQLPFYDNYAESQITVHADIHHERTHSDLAFPAPHDPLPPYPVVEHVRQASDDFPPPPPPQELQLLSCDPELAPEEEEEAEPSGLLAELQRKRKEILGAGNMPPPMAPIVPSAPSSSAANPPNHWLRELQNTLQNKKMGVAALAVAPQLVPAALPTEETVNKSVRKLASRFEQARISPVTSCDVVDHAPPRVQPPVVPCQQQQQQQQQQQQQQQQQQQQQQQQQQQQHQPLKAPVASLPPAAPAGILDRKRRSGDGQSKKKSVTFCDQVILVSTAEDTEQDETYVPNPILQRVLRSAFQQEMVKDVGQQRPESNQPLVSPTFNNGTDEVDRQSLRPPQPPYQKLPVNSQAFQQSHHYAQQQPQQHYQQQQQYQQPSGQPMRNGYGVPPSPMMGQRIGPPSSAGAPPSYAPPPQYPHHARVRFQPQPTANNNNNNNLTQNLAMKTNYPPQQHPDQQSRPQQMVQPNAGSWQQQPQQQGPMPSSSAGFTPCSLCGKKQVPSNFQYCSDCQFYMQRFQPKA, from the exons TGCGCAGCTGGGCATTGTATCCCCCACCAAAGGTTCGCCATGACCTTGGTGGAACAGTCCGTCTGCGCCGCTTGTGGCGCCACTTCCGAACCTTTGCCTTTCACTCAG ATGGTGCACTACGTCTCGGCGTCGGCGCTGACGTCACAGGCGCGCCAGCCACCCAATTTGATGGAGCCGGGTTCGCCGGCCGGATTATTCGGTCGTTTGCTGAGACAGGCGGGCGGGATGGGCGACATTCGTGATTGCCCGAGCGCTTGCGGCgcccaaattcaaatttgccgAACTCTGACGAACCGGCCGCAAATCGTTTCGGTCGGCATCGTCTGGGACTCTGAGCGACCGCAGCTGGATCACATCATGTCCGTCTTTGCCCTGGTGGGCACCAGCCTCCAGCTGCGGGACGTCTTCCAGTCGGTGCTGGACTCACGCTGGGCCGAATTGACCACCCACCGGCTGGTGGGCGTCGTCACTTACTACGGCAAACATTACTCCACCTTTTTCTTCCACACCAAACTCCAGCTGTGGATCTACTTTGACGATGCATCCGTCAGTGAGGTGGGGCCCGACTGGCAGCACGTCGTCGACAAGTGCCGGCGCGGCCATTTCCAGCCGCTTTTGCTCCTCTACGCAGATCCGGAAGGGACGGCCGTGCCGACGGCCACCGCTCCTTCGGCCGTCACTCCGGTCGGAGCCAAGCCGCGTCATCATCAATACGGATCACTTTCCAGGCCCAGGAGCATCACGCCCAATCCGGTGccggtccagcagcagcagcagccaagctATAACGGCCGCAGGGCCATCACGCCCAACATGGAACTGATCCAGCACTCGCTCAACAGACGACCTGCTCCGttgccacagcagcagcaacagcaacagccggACTATCGCGACTATCAAAACATTTCGGACCTGGAAGGCATTTTCCATCAGCCGGATGAAGTCTTCCACGAGCCGGTTTACATCCAGCGACAAACAGTCGAATCCATTTTGagggcccagcagcagcagtcgaacGTTTCCAGCGATCCGGATCTCAAGATCGCCATGCTCGCCGGTGCTAATTTGCCAAGATCGAGAGATTCCGGCAACTGGAGTGGCGACCGAAACAGCGCCTCCTCTTCATCCAGCACTTCCATGGACAATCCTTACCTCTACATTATGAACAGAAATCAAag aCCGCAGAGTAGCAGTTCGACCAATAGTTCTCCATCGAAACCGGGCGATCCCAACGCTTTACCCAACCACCTGGGCGCTTTCCACGGCGATCCTGGATACGATTCCTATTCTTTATCGTCCAACGACAGTTACCCGTTGCAGCAGAGTCTGAAACATACCCTCCAG ttATCCCAGATTCCCGAGGGCGGTCACAACAGATGGCAAACCCGAGTGCCTGGGCCGTATCCACCGGCTGATGCTGGTGGAGCCGACGAGTGTGAAAGGCTTTGCCTCGAGGCGGATCACCTGCTGGAGCGGTCGAGAGTGCAGGAAGATCAAGGCGACCTGGAAGGGGCTTTCAATCTGTGTCAATCGGCGGCCCAGCGCAGCCGGGCGGCCATGGATGCCCCTTACAACAATCCGCAGACGCTCGTCTTTGCCCGGATGAAACACAACACGTGTGTCATGCGGGGGCGGAGCCTCCACAGGCGACTTTTGCAGGCGCGGCAGTCTGCCGGATTTTACGACGGATCGAACGCCGTTCACAATGGCGTCGCCGTTATGCCCAGCATCGACGAGCCGAGACACAGTCGCCAGAGCAGCCGCGATTCCAATCGCAGCgtccgccaacaacaacaaccgactgTCCAGGCTGTCCCGCCCACTCCGTCCGCTCCTTCGTCCAACACTCAGCCCGGAAGCGTCGGGAAGAACATTGAAATTTACGCCACTTTGCCGAAAAAGAAGGGCAAGAAAGCGGCCGAAATGCTCCGTGAAGCCGAAAcgacacaacaacagcagcaacaacaacaacaaccggagAGGCAGAGTCGATCGGGTGTTGTTGCCGGATTCGCTGGCGCCATGATGCGCCGGGAGAGGGCCAAGAGTGAGGAACGCAACAAGAGCAAACCGGTTCCCATTCCGTCGGTGGCCAGTGTGGCCCAGGACGACCTGGAAATGATGGGAGGTGACGGATCGAGCGACAACTCGTCCAGGTCGCCCGGCAAGAAGCAGCATCGCATCCGGCGGAGGCTTCTCATGGGCGGGCTCATCAAACGGAAGAATCGAAGTTTGCCCGACTTGAgagccgacgacgacgacggccaggAAGAGCCGCAACAGGAGCCGGAAGAGGATGACTATATCGGTTTACCTCCGCCGCCGGAAGACTCCAGCAATCCTAATTTGGAGAAGAGCAAATTGATGATGAGGAGGAGTTTCCACTCGAGTCTGGGCCGGAATTTGCTGCCGCAACCCATCGGCCTCAACAAAGttcctccgccgccgcccgtCCGGAAAACGTCCCACCTGACTCCGGCGCCTCCGCAATTGCCGTTCTACGATAATTACGCTGAGAGTCAAATCACCGTCCATGCGGACATTCACCATGAACGGACGCATAGCGATTTGGCATTCCCCGCTCCACACGATCCGCTTCCGCCTTATCCGGTCGTCGAACACGTCCGGCAAGCCAGCGACGATTtcccaccacctcctccgccgcAGGAATTGCAGTTACTCAGTTGCGATCCTGAACTGgcgccggaagaagaagaagaagcggagcCTAGCGGATTATTAGCCGAACTCCAAAGAAAGCGGAAGGAAATCCTAGGCGCCGGAAATATGCCACCACCTATGGCACCGATCGTCCCCTCCGCTCCGTCATCTTCGGCAGCCAATCCGCCGAATCATTGGCTGAGAGAACTTCAAAATACTTTGCAAAATAAGAAGATGGGAGTCGCCGCTCTGGCAGTGGCCCCTCAGCTCGTACCTGCGGCTCTTCCGACGGAAGAGACGGTCAATAAATCCGTCCGGAAGCTGGCGTCCCGTTTCGAACAAGCTAGAATCTCTCCAGTGACTTCATGTGATGTCGTCGATCACGCTCCTCCTCGCGTCCAGCCACCTGTAGTACcttgccaacaacaacaacaacagcaacaacaacagcaacaacaacaacagcaacaacagcaacaacaacagcaacaacaacagcaacaacaccagccACTCAAGGCTCCTGTAGCGTCTCTACCACCTGCGGCTCCTGCCGGAATTTTGGATCGCAAGAGACGATCGGGTGACGGACAGAGTAAAAAGAAGAGCGTGACGTTTTGCGACCAAGTGATTTTGGTCTCGACGGCCGAAGACACCGAACAGGATGAGACGTATGTTCCCAATCCAATCCTCCAGCGAGTACTCCGCTCGGCTTTCCAACAGGAAATGGTCAAAGATGTTGGCCAGCAACGACCGGAATCGAATCAGCCACTGGTTTCGCCCACTTTTAATAATGGAACGGATGAAGTGGATCGCCAATCCTTGAGGCCCCCTCAGCCGCCTTATCAAAAGTTGCCCGTCAACAGCCAGGCCTTCCAGCAATCTCATCACTACGCCCAGCAACAACCTCAGCAGCAttaccagcagcaacaacaataccAACAACCATCAGGACAGCCGATGCGGAATGGTTACGGCGTTCCCCCTTCACCGATGATGGGCCAGAGGATAGGGCCACCATCCAGCGCAGGTGCTCCTCCATCTTACGCTCCGCCTCCGCAATATCCACACCACGCCAGAGTGCGCTTCCAGCCGCAGCCAACggccaataacaacaacaacaataatctGACACAAAATCTGGCGATGAAAACGAATTACCCGCCGCAACAGCATCCGGATCAGCAGAGTAGGCCGCAGCAAATGGTCCAGCCGAATGCCGGTTCgtggcaacaacaaccgcaacaACAAGGGCCAATGCCATCCAGTAGCGCTGGATTCACTCCGTGCAGCCTTTGCGGGAAGAAGCAAGTGCCGTCCAATTTTCAATACTGCTCCGATTGTCAATTTTACATGCAACGGTTCCAGCCGAAAGCGTGA
- the LOC124202992 gene encoding ras-specific guanine nucleotide-releasing factor RalGPS1-like isoform X1 — protein sequence MMAKMKYSEIPRDLSSDSIAAYRLAQGSPDRDKWKRNSSEGRGSPESGTSSSDSPPVRLFHQQLSSRRSTSAFRSHCLGSRKESPEPPDEVDGNGDAFVRAGSSHRQCEMDQQHRRSSRRGASPAQPTPYMLHHSLPRSAGAKSSSLPASARSGLSAMLCVDGSAMERHADCPVQSIVNVSAESVAAQLTLLVVPIFQNIQPEELTSCGWCKSNKLELAPNVVAMTRHFNHVSFWTVQEILNEASVRPRAEVVSHFIRIAKKLHELNNLHTLMAVVSALRSAPIYRLQKTWAAVTKKDVQLLERLADLFSDHNNSEKLRQHMDSLKLPCVPYLGLFLSDVNFIDVAHPHHGGLESQRRQLQMNNLLRILANYQQSDYSFLPVKNHVMEYLRSAKYIEELQKLLEDDQYKLSLKLEPSTPPSSTGSKESFYDVKSAMGQLNVSPRKAASVRKPAVTSDGSGHGVKFVPGHTKSRSLGTKLRSASLPRSAYRQPFTAASGDSSIFRNGSNHAPSYLKENEAGSGVWRHSLANHGFDSTLRNLIDDSVQEESTTTTSSCAMNSSPRQSLHGELDPSAPHNNDNHSAQGSDHSLSGLDSPLPPPPIRCCCIQGCVRKKAVLKDGRRPAVSAWQRYWIQLSGSNLLFYQPKHLRGSDRSDFRRRPFKAVSITGWSVERHHSPRHPDSVLLKNTQKGDAYKLRIVCPDAIEDWLNLLTLAIETPAESSDDAENLMSFE from the exons ATGATGgctaaaatgaaatattccGAAATACCACGCGATTTGTCTTCAGACAGTATCGCCGCCTACAGGCTCGCCCAG GGATCGCCTGATCGAgacaaatggaaaagaaactcGAGTGAGGGTCGAGGTAGTCCAGAATCGGGAACTTCATCCAGTGATTCTCCACCCGTCCGACTCTTTCACCAACAGCTGTCGTCACGTCGATCCACTTCAGCATTTCGCTCGCATTGCCTGGGCTCGCGGAAGGAGTCGCCCGAGCCGCCCGACGAAGTGGACGGCAATGGGGACGCTTTTGTCCGTGCGGGATCGAGTCATCGTCAGTGCGAAATGGATCAGCAGCACCGACGTTCTAGTCGACGCGGAGCCAGCCCCGCCCAACCAACTCCTTACATGTTACACCA TTCACTGCCTCGCTCGGCCGGAGCCAAATCGAGCAGCTTGCCGGCCAGTGCTCGGTCCGGTCTATCGGCCATGCTGTGCGTTGATGGCTCAGCGATGGAACGCCATGCCGACTGCCCCGTGCAGTCCATCGTCAAT GTGAGCGCGGAAAGCGTGGCTGCCCAATTGACCCTGCTGGTCGTTCCCATCTTTCAAAACATCCAGCCGGAGGAGTTGACATCTTGCGGCTGGTGCAAGAGCAACAAACTGGAACTGGCGCCAAATGTTGTGGCCATGACGCGCCATTTTAATCACGTCAGTTTCTGGACCGTCCAGGAGATACTCAACGAAGCGAGCGTGAGGCCGCGCGCGGAAGTCGTCTCGCATTTCATCCGCATCGCCAAAAAGCTGCACGAACTCAACAACCTGCACACGCTGATGGCCGTCGTCAGCGCCCTGCGCAGCGCTCCCATCTACCGCCTGCAGAAGACGTGGGCCGCCGTCACCAAGAAAGACGTCCAGTTGCTGGAACGATTGGCCGACTTGTTTTCGGATCACAACAACTCTGAGAAGCTGCGGCAACACATGGATTCGCTCAAGCTGCCTTGCGTTCCGTATTTGGGCCTTTTCCTGTCCGACGTCAACTTTATCGACGTGGCGCACCCGCACCACGGCGGCCTTGAATCGCAACGACGACAGTTGCAGATGAACAACTTGCTACGAATCTTGGCCAACTACCAACAGTCGGATTACTCCTTCCTGCCTGTCAAGAATCACGTGATGGAGTACCTGCGCTCAGCCAAATACATAGAAGAATTGCAAAAACTCCTCGAAGACGACCAATATAAGTTGTCGCTGAAGTTGGAGCCTTCCACGCCGCCGAGCTCGACGGGGTCCAAAGAATCCTTTTACGACGTCAAATCGGCCATGGGCCAATTGAACGTGTCGCCCAGGAAGGCGGCTTCGGTCCGTAAACCGGCAGTGACATCTGACGGCTCTGGCCACGGCGTCAAATTTGTTCCCGGCCATACGAAATCCAGGAGCTTGGGTACAAA ATTGAGGAGCGCCAGCTTACCCCGAAGTGCGTATCGTCAGCCCTTTACGGCAGCGTCGGGCGATTCTTC CATATTCCGGAATGGATCTAATCACGCGCCGTCGTACCTCAAAGAGAACGAGGCTGGCAGCGGCGTCTGGCGGCATTCGCTGGCCAACCATGGCTTCGATTCGACGCTTCGCAATTTGATTGACGACAGTGTCCAGGAAGAATCGACGACCACCACATCGTCGTGTGCGATGAACTCGTCACCACGTCAGTCACTCCACGGCGAGCTTGATCCTTCCGCCCCCCACAACAACGACAACCATTCCGCTCAAGG GTCGGATCACTCTCTTAGTGGATTGGATTCGCCTTTGCCACCTCCGCCCATCCGCTGCTGTTGCATTCAGGGATGCGTCCGCAAAAAAGCCGTTTTGAAAGATGGCCGGCGTCCGGCCGTCAGTGCATGGCAGAGGTATTGGATACAGCTCTCTGGTTCCAACCTGCTTTTTTATCAACCTAAACACCTCCGAgg ATCCGACCGATCGGATTTTCGACGACGCCCCTTTAAAGCCGTTTCCATCACCGGCTGGTCAGTGGAGCGGCACCACAGTCCTCGCCATCCGGACTCtgttttattgaaaaacaCTCAAAAGGGTGACGCCTACAAACTTCGTATCGTCTGTCCGGACGCCATTGAAGATTGGCTCAATTTGTTGACGTTGGCCATTGAAACGCCAGCTGAGAGTTCAGACGACGCAGAGAATCTCATGTCATTTGAATGA
- the LOC124202992 gene encoding ras-specific guanine nucleotide-releasing factor RalGPS1-like isoform X2 has product MMAKMKYSEIPRDLSSDSIAAYRLAQGSPDRDKWKRNSSEGRGSPESGTSSSDSPPVRLFHQQLSSRRSTSAFRSHCLGSRKESPEPPDEVDGNGDAFVRAGSSHRQCEMDQQHRRSSRRGASPAQPTPYMLHHSLPRSAGAKSSSLPASARSGLSAMLCVDGSAMERHADCPVQSIVNVSAESVAAQLTLLVVPIFQNIQPEELTSCGWCKSNKLELAPNVVAMTRHFNHVSFWTVQEILNEASVRPRAEVVSHFIRIAKKLHELNNLHTLMAVVSALRSAPIYRLQKTWAAVTKKDVQLLERLADLFSDHNNSEKLRQHMDSLKLPCVPYLGLFLSDVNFIDVAHPHHGGLESQRRQLQMNNLLRILANYQQSDYSFLPVKNHVMEYLRSAKYIEELQKLLEDDQYKLSLKLEPSTPPSSTGSKESFYDVKSAMGQLNVSPRKAASVRKPAVTSDGSGHGVKFVPGHTKSRSLGTNIFRNGSNHAPSYLKENEAGSGVWRHSLANHGFDSTLRNLIDDSVQEESTTTTSSCAMNSSPRQSLHGELDPSAPHNNDNHSAQGSDHSLSGLDSPLPPPPIRCCCIQGCVRKKAVLKDGRRPAVSAWQRYWIQLSGSNLLFYQPKHLRGSDRSDFRRRPFKAVSITGWSVERHHSPRHPDSVLLKNTQKGDAYKLRIVCPDAIEDWLNLLTLAIETPAESSDDAENLMSFE; this is encoded by the exons ATGATGgctaaaatgaaatattccGAAATACCACGCGATTTGTCTTCAGACAGTATCGCCGCCTACAGGCTCGCCCAG GGATCGCCTGATCGAgacaaatggaaaagaaactcGAGTGAGGGTCGAGGTAGTCCAGAATCGGGAACTTCATCCAGTGATTCTCCACCCGTCCGACTCTTTCACCAACAGCTGTCGTCACGTCGATCCACTTCAGCATTTCGCTCGCATTGCCTGGGCTCGCGGAAGGAGTCGCCCGAGCCGCCCGACGAAGTGGACGGCAATGGGGACGCTTTTGTCCGTGCGGGATCGAGTCATCGTCAGTGCGAAATGGATCAGCAGCACCGACGTTCTAGTCGACGCGGAGCCAGCCCCGCCCAACCAACTCCTTACATGTTACACCA TTCACTGCCTCGCTCGGCCGGAGCCAAATCGAGCAGCTTGCCGGCCAGTGCTCGGTCCGGTCTATCGGCCATGCTGTGCGTTGATGGCTCAGCGATGGAACGCCATGCCGACTGCCCCGTGCAGTCCATCGTCAAT GTGAGCGCGGAAAGCGTGGCTGCCCAATTGACCCTGCTGGTCGTTCCCATCTTTCAAAACATCCAGCCGGAGGAGTTGACATCTTGCGGCTGGTGCAAGAGCAACAAACTGGAACTGGCGCCAAATGTTGTGGCCATGACGCGCCATTTTAATCACGTCAGTTTCTGGACCGTCCAGGAGATACTCAACGAAGCGAGCGTGAGGCCGCGCGCGGAAGTCGTCTCGCATTTCATCCGCATCGCCAAAAAGCTGCACGAACTCAACAACCTGCACACGCTGATGGCCGTCGTCAGCGCCCTGCGCAGCGCTCCCATCTACCGCCTGCAGAAGACGTGGGCCGCCGTCACCAAGAAAGACGTCCAGTTGCTGGAACGATTGGCCGACTTGTTTTCGGATCACAACAACTCTGAGAAGCTGCGGCAACACATGGATTCGCTCAAGCTGCCTTGCGTTCCGTATTTGGGCCTTTTCCTGTCCGACGTCAACTTTATCGACGTGGCGCACCCGCACCACGGCGGCCTTGAATCGCAACGACGACAGTTGCAGATGAACAACTTGCTACGAATCTTGGCCAACTACCAACAGTCGGATTACTCCTTCCTGCCTGTCAAGAATCACGTGATGGAGTACCTGCGCTCAGCCAAATACATAGAAGAATTGCAAAAACTCCTCGAAGACGACCAATATAAGTTGTCGCTGAAGTTGGAGCCTTCCACGCCGCCGAGCTCGACGGGGTCCAAAGAATCCTTTTACGACGTCAAATCGGCCATGGGCCAATTGAACGTGTCGCCCAGGAAGGCGGCTTCGGTCCGTAAACCGGCAGTGACATCTGACGGCTCTGGCCACGGCGTCAAATTTGTTCCCGGCCATACGAAATCCAGGAGCTTGGGTACAAA CATATTCCGGAATGGATCTAATCACGCGCCGTCGTACCTCAAAGAGAACGAGGCTGGCAGCGGCGTCTGGCGGCATTCGCTGGCCAACCATGGCTTCGATTCGACGCTTCGCAATTTGATTGACGACAGTGTCCAGGAAGAATCGACGACCACCACATCGTCGTGTGCGATGAACTCGTCACCACGTCAGTCACTCCACGGCGAGCTTGATCCTTCCGCCCCCCACAACAACGACAACCATTCCGCTCAAGG GTCGGATCACTCTCTTAGTGGATTGGATTCGCCTTTGCCACCTCCGCCCATCCGCTGCTGTTGCATTCAGGGATGCGTCCGCAAAAAAGCCGTTTTGAAAGATGGCCGGCGTCCGGCCGTCAGTGCATGGCAGAGGTATTGGATACAGCTCTCTGGTTCCAACCTGCTTTTTTATCAACCTAAACACCTCCGAgg ATCCGACCGATCGGATTTTCGACGACGCCCCTTTAAAGCCGTTTCCATCACCGGCTGGTCAGTGGAGCGGCACCACAGTCCTCGCCATCCGGACTCtgttttattgaaaaacaCTCAAAAGGGTGACGCCTACAAACTTCGTATCGTCTGTCCGGACGCCATTGAAGATTGGCTCAATTTGTTGACGTTGGCCATTGAAACGCCAGCTGAGAGTTCAGACGACGCAGAGAATCTCATGTCATTTGAATGA